A window of Cervus elaphus chromosome 23, mCerEla1.1, whole genome shotgun sequence genomic DNA:
GACTAAATGGAGAAATTATTTTGTGACATCTCTAAAATTACTGCTTCTATTCCAGCCAGGAGAGGAGCTTTTTCCAaaagatgaaaatggaaaagTGATATATGACTCTGTAGATTTCTGCCGCACATGGGAGGTGAGTCCAGGAAGGAGAAAAccaggggaggagccaggagacTGGgaacctcctttctttcttccaccTGTGAGAATGGGCTGTGGACTATCATACTCAGCAGTTCATGAATCTAAGGACTAGGATGTTGGGGTTGTGGGGAGAAAACCATTGCTGAAATGTTCACAGGGAAGGACAGAATCTGGGATGGTGAAGCCAGGCATCTATTTCCTTCCATGTGATATGTATTCTCCAGGGTTTTCTAAGGAGGAGATGGTTAATTCTTCTTCTTGTGTCATGACcttcttctcattttttctttcttaaaatcaatGTCAATTCTTGACATGAGACactttttacagattttttttttttttgagcatttattCTTGATCTATCACTCATTTCAAATGACTGCTCACCACCCCCGCTCCCCAGGCCCTGGAGACATGTAAAGATGCAGGGCTGGCTAAGTCCATCGGGGTGTCCAACTTCAACCACAAGCAGCTGGAGAAGATCCTGAACAAGCCAGGGCTCAAGTACAAGCCCGTCTGCAACCAGGTGAggctcctctccctcctgctcttcAGAACTTCCTTCTTGGCCTGATGTCTGTCTGTCCTCCCCTCCTGTTCATCCAACCTTTGTGGACAGATGATTCTAGAGATCAGAGCCTCTGTCTGGATGGTGTGAATAGAACCCAAAAAGGTATCTCTGTCTGATAAAGTCTGGGTGGAAAATCTGGGGATGGCTTCCTGCTAAACTGTGGTAAGCACTGAGGGAAGGTACTGGAGGTGAAGGGGGTTAGACTAGTCCCCCAGAACTTAGAGGGAGGAGGTGTTTTCCTGAGCTAAAAGGATCTCCAGAAATCAGATGGTAAAAGTGCCTCAGAGGGAACTGTGTACAGAAGAAAGACCATTAAAACATAGAATAGGAAGTAAATAGAGATAAATAAGCTGAGACAAGTGTTAAGAGTTTGTGTGGGGTTTGGATACCCAAATCCTTAGTCTTGGTGTCTCTGTGCTAATGGGTCTTCAACAGGAAGCATAGTACAGAAAAATTTACTGGAGGTTATGAAAATCATTCAGGTTATAGAGTGAAATCAGCATCTTACAGCAATACTAACAGTAGATGAAATAGTCAGGAATTAGAGCACACCCTCTGATTTACTCAGTCTTGATCTTTTTCTCCCATAGATGTCTATCATAAAATTAACTgtttaaatacttttttctttgtttgatgCTGTCCtgttatatttttgttatatttttactttattgctATAAGTTAAtatgattcatttaaaaacattttaagtatATAACACTGCACAATACAATGTACTTTAAGCtcattgtattgtattgtataatataataattttaagcATAGGGACAAGGCTGTACAGTAAGtctctagaatttattcatcttgtatAATTGAGAATTTGTACCTATGAATAGGAAATACTGATTTCTccctactccccaccccccacctccccgtgGTGACCATCACATTACTCTTTAACTCTGTGAGTTTGACCAATTTAGGTATTAACATCTGTCTTTCTGCAACTGTTGTATTTCATATAATGTAATGTCCACAAGCTCCCCTGGTGGTgcactgtaaagaatctgcctgccagtgcaggagactgtggttcaatccctgggttggtaatatgccctggagaaggaaatggcaacccactccagtattcttgcctgggaagtccatggGACCACTAAATAATcaaacatgacttaatgactaaacaacaacaacaatgtctaTAAGGTACAACCTGAAgtcaaggagtaagagtcttctACAGAAAATGTAGCTTGTAAAActcaggaaatatatatatatattataaatatataatatatatttataataaaactcaggaaatatatatatatatatatatatatatatatactagctCCCTAGTagctagttggtaaagaatcctcctgcaaagcaggagacactggtttgattcctgggtaggaaagatcccctggagaaggggtaggctacccaatccaatattcttgggcttccctagtggctcagatagtacagaatctgcctgcagtgcgggagacctaggtttgacccctgggttgggaagaacccctggaagagggcatggcaacccactccagtactcttgtctggagaatccccatggacagaggatcctggcaagttacagttcatggggtcgcaaggagttggacatgactgaacagctaagcacagcacagcatatatgTATAATCACTAttctaaattaaaaatgctttaaaactaTTGTGACTTTAGCATTAATTTTGCCTCCAAGTTTTCATTGTGAAAATTTTCAGATATTAGAAAAGTTAAGGGTACGATCAAGGACACCCATATTTTCCCTCTTGTATGCAAAATGTTTCACATTTTGCCACATTGGCAgatgtgtatgtgggtgtgtgtatatatacatatatttacatgtgtAATATTAGATGGAACTGATCTCATTGTGGCTCACATGTCACTTTGAGTCATGTATATCAAGCTCTTTTAACCTGTCATGGTCattcaattatattttttaaccATGATATCCAAACAGTTTTTCAACAAATATAATAGATTTATCAGACTATCATCTTGTATTATTAATTTGCTTCTCAATTCCTGTAAACAGATAGATCTGAACCCCTTACTCATGCTCATAAATTTATACATTTTGGGACTATGTCCTTTGCATGCTGTGCCCCTCAATTGGCACCCAGTAGGAAGCACATGATCATCAGCTGTCCCACTGTGATGATGGCATTTTTGTTCTCCTAGTAAAGTTACTGGcagctatatttttaatttggaaatgtgTATTTCCCATGTTGAAATTACCTAGTCATCTACTAGATAATAATTGTCATCAGAGGAAAttcattttccccaaaatttTCATATAATGGTTGAAAATCCATCAGTAATGTTCACCTGAATTAATTATTTCATTGGGACAGTTTTCAATATTTGCAATGTAAGCACTTTTTAATCTTCTTACCTGacattttattgtaaaaatagaATTCCCTCATTAAGTCAGGATAAAATACACCTATTCCTATAAGGCAAGGCGAAaacttcccttcttccctttaaTTGTCAGTTTCTGAGAAAGGAGTTTTCATAATAATCATCCGTAGAGGGAAacatttttgctctttttctctctctcttagggATTTTTGTTGAGTCTGTGTGCTACATTTGCTCTCATTCATGATTCCCTTTGGTGTTAAAATCTACTCAGATGGTACCATGGGAACCCATCAATCTGGTTCTTTTGTCCTGCAGACATGTAGGAGCAAATTCTTGCATTTTGCAAGACTTGATGTCCAAGACTCAAACAGTTGTTTTCTTGTCCCAGATCTGGAGTTAGGTATGTCCCCTGGTAGTGTATTTAGTAACTGAGTTCTGGTCCCTAGAGTTGTTTGTTCTCAGGAATGTtattactttttctgtttttgagaaTAGAGATAtaatatgtatttcttaaaaaaattacttgataTTGATATTTTCAGTTCCAATTTAGTGTTccatagtttattttttctttagatgttttaaacattttgcctttctctgtcatGTTGATATCACCTTCCTATATAACCTGACACTCTTCCATGTTGACATTCTATAGGTGGAATGTCACCCTTACCTCAATCAGAACAAACTGTTGGAGTTCTGCAAGTCACATGATATCGTTCTTGTTGCCTATGGTGCTCTGGGATCCCAACGATTGAAAAATTGGTAAGGAACGCTAATGAAGACAACAGAGAGTTTACCTAAAATTCAAtttttcatggaatatattttgtTATGTTGTACTCGGTGCTCTCAACTGGCAGGGGGTAGAGAGAGGAAACGCAAGAGccttctcttttgtcttctcaTCACTCAGccaattatttttcacattatatGTGTCTTGTTGTAGATTAATCAATAATAAGTGACTGCATTAAAATCTATATATAATCCCCCAGTTGAGATCTAAGACATAAGCTTAAGTCATGATTTACTTACTTATTAATTAATGAACACATTGCTAGTAAAAGACTCTCTGAGCTTCCCTTACCTTATGTCTAAAGTCAGGATAATAAACCTCCCAGGTCAATGATgatcaaaaaaaaattacaatttgaaCCATTTTTGTAAACATCTGTGTAAGTACTGCACACTGTAAATAGTGATGAAAAGAATAGTTACTATGAGACTACTCAATTTTTATCAATATTGAGACAGTTAAACTAAAAAGTATcccagtcttttccttctccttttatgCTCTTATACTTACTTTGGGGCTATGATTGGAGAGGAAAAACAACCCCTGAGATGTACAAGAACAAAACCACAGCTGTGGAAGCATTGATCTCAACTCAGCATACACCCAGGTGACCAGGAGAGCCTTGTAAACACAGATTGGGAGGTGACAGAGTcaagtttctgattcagtttgTCTGCAGTTAAGCCATGGgatttgtatttctaacaagccTCCAGGTGaaactgatgctgctggtccctggaccacactttgagaagcactggtctagAGTGGACCTACTTGTTCTGTTTGAGAAGCCTCTTAGAAACTGAGTACTCACTCTCAGCTCCTCaggatttcttaatttctttccaGGGTAAACCCGAACTACCCTATTCTTTTGGAGGACCCAGTTCTTTGTGCCATTGCCAAAAAGCACAAGCAAACACCAGCTCTGGTTGCCCTTCGCTACCAGATACAACGTGGGGTTGTGGTTCTAGCCAAGAGTTACAACAGGAAGCGGATCAAAGAGAACATGCAGGTGATGAGtggggctgtgggcagagggcTCCTAAGGAATATCCTTCACAAGGGTCATTTTTGTCCAGCTGTCAGACTATTTTTAAGTCAAAATGAGTTACCTGTTCTTTCCTGTGCATGAATGCCTTGTGTGTACTTCCAGTGGTTTTCTCCTCCTGATGTGGCAACAGGAGAGGTGACATGGCTGGAGAGGGTTAAGGTTGGACAGAAAATAGAGATTTTAGATCCAACATTACGTCTGCAACTTATTCTGTCACCTCGGGTAAATGAcatcttattttctttgtttttaattgacaAAATTGCATTAGGTGATTTTCTTAAACTGTTTAGGCTGCTCTAACAAAATACTACAGATTGAGTGgcttagaaaaaaaattgaaatttattcCTCACAGTTCTAAAGCTGAAAGACTGGAGTCAGGGTACCTGGGTGATCAGGTGAGGGCTCTCCTCCAGGTCACAGACTTCTCCTTGTATCCTCACACGGTGGAGGGGGCAACAGAGCTCTCTCAAGTCTCTTATATGAATATGATACTGTTCAACTCTCATTCGTAAAAATTCCACTATCATGATCTAATCACCCCTCAAAAGCTCCATTTCTAGCACCATCacagtggggggggggcgggtaagGCTAACAACGTGTGAATTTGGGAACACGCGAATGAGAGCAGTCATCCTGAACCAATTCATCatggttttattttacatttctctgaatATTAATGtagtttcattttcatgcatttcaGTTTCTGCCTttgtacatgtacatgtacaaAGGTACAtgattttgtacatttttattagattgtacgtctttttatttttatattatatcatTAGCCATAGCTGTACAGGAAATCTCCCCCATTTAGGGGTTTAAGGCAGAGATCGTTTATGCGTCTGTTGATTCTGTGGTTTCACAATCAACCTGCACTGAGCTAAGCTGTTGTCTTCTTGGCTGAGCTCTTTTGGGCATTTGTAGTTCAGCGCAGAGCAGCTCAGCAGTTCTTCTTTAGCAGGTGGATGAGGCTATTGTCACAGGAGACTGCATGcttctctatatattttttcttatatatttggCTAGACTGTTGTCAATCTACTTGGTCTTTATCTCATCACAGTGTTTTTAACCCCTGTAAGTGAGTGGGGAAAAATCCTCTTCCCGTCTGGGCTCAGATCTGACTCACCACTTCTGGGAAATACCACTGTCCAGTGGAAGTTACAGGTCAAACTAAGTCAAGGGTAAGGGAAATGTTCCCTGATAAACTGGCTTTTTGTTTCCACTCAAATCTCGATCTGTAATACACTTAAACTGATTTTTGAATATGACATGAAAAGGTATATACATATAGTTAAACAGAAATCTGTCCGTATTTTCCCACAGATTTTCATTGTCAACTCTGTCATGTATCAAATGTCCATAAGTACATTTCTGGCCTCTCTCTGTTCTATTTAACTATTTACTTCTCTGTACTACTTTATTATAGTGGAAAATAATCTTGCTTTaactaacattatttttttttcctttaagtatgTCTttactgctctttttttttttgaggatttttttttcatttatttttattagttggaggctaattactttacaatattgtagtgggttttgtcatacattgacatgaatcagccatggagttacatgtattccccaacccgatcccccctcccacctccctctccacccgattcctctgggtcttcccagtgcaccaggcctgagcacttgtctcatgcatccaacctggactggtgatctgtttcaccctagataatatacatgtttcaatgctgttcactggaaacatcccatcctcgccttctcccacagagtccaaaagtctgttctgtatttctgtgtctctttttctgttttgcatatagggttatcattaccatctttctaaattccatatatatgtgttagtatgctctaatgttatctttctggcttacttcactctgtataatgggatccagtttcatccatctcattagaactgattcaaatgaattctttttaatggctgagtaatattccatggtgtatatgtaccacagcttccttatcctttcgtctgctgatgggcatcgaggttgcttctgtgtcctggctattataaacagtgctgcgatgaacattggggtgcacgtgtctctttcagatctggtttcctcagtgtgtatgtccagaagtgggattgctaggtcatttggcagttctatttccagttttttaaggaatctccacactgttctccatagaggctgtactagattgcattcccaccaacagtgtaagagggttcccttttctccacaccctctccagcatttattgcttgtagacttttggatagcagccatcctgactggtgtgtaatggtacctcattgtggttttgatttgcatttctctgataatgagtgatgttgagcatcttttcatgtgtttgttagccatctgtatgtcttctttggagaaatgtctgtttagttctttggcccattttttgattgggtcatttatttttctggaattgagctgcaggagttgcttgtatatttttgagattaatcctctgtctgttgcttcgtttgctattattttctcccaatctgagggctgtcttttcaccttacttatagtttcctctgttgtgcaaaagcttttaagtttcattaggtcccatttgtttagttttgcttttatttccaatattctgggaggtgggtcacagaggatcttgctgtgattcatgtcggagagtgttttgcctatgttctcctctaggagttttatagtttctggtctgacatttagatttttaatccattttgagtttatttttgtgtatggtgttagaaagtgttccagtttcattcttttacaagtggctgaccagttttcccagcaccacttgttaaataggttgtcttttttccattgtatattcttgcctcctttgtcaaagattaggtgtccataagttcgtggatttatctctgggctttctattctgttccattgatctatatttctgtctttgtgccagtaccatactgtcttgatgactgtggctttgtagtcttggaaaattcaaaaaaaattgaaatcattccagtcatcttttctgaccacagtgcaataagattagatctcaattacaggaaaaaaattgttaaaaattcaaacatatggaggttaaataacacacttctgaataaccaacaagtcatagaagaaatcaaaaaagaaatcaaaatatgcatagaaatgaatgaaaatgaaaacacaacaacccaaaacctatgggacactgtaaaagcagtgctaaggggggaggttcatagcattacaggcttacatcaagaaacaagaaaaaagtcaaataaataacctaactctacacctaaagcaattagagaaggaagaaatgaagaaccccagggttagtagaaggaaagaaatcttaaaaactagggcagaaataaatgcaaaagaaagtaaagagaccatagcaaaaatcaacaaagctaaaagctggttttttgaaaaaataaacaaaattgacaaaccattagcaagactcattaagaaacaaagagagaagaaccaaattaacaaaattagaaatgaaaatggagagatcacaacagacaacactgaaatacaaaggatcataagagactactaccagcagctctatgccaataaaatggacaacttggatgaaatggacaaattcttagaaaagtataactttccaaaactgaaccaggaacaaatagaagatcttaacagacccatcacaggcaaggaaattgaaactgtaatcagaaatcttccagcaaacaaaagcccaggaccagatggcttcacagctgaattctaccaaaaatttagagaagagctaacacctatcttactcaaactcttccagaaaattgcagatgaaggtaagcttccaaactcattctatgaggccaccatcaccctaattccaaaaccagacaaagatgccacaaaaaaagaaaactacaggccaatatcactgatgaacatagacgcaaaaatccttaacaaaattctgacATTTCCATTTTGTGACTATGAtattcatttctaattatttaagtgtcctttaatattttaaatgcatttcatAACTTTCTCACAGAGACATATACATAATCAATATTTTAGATTATTCATAGGTAATGAATAAGTTTGTTATCAGATTCTTGATTAGGTTTTCACAGGGGGATCCTCGTTTCCATACTTGTTTAAGGTCTATGCTCTGCCATATTTTAGGGGatgttgagaaggaaaaaaacagtctAGTGTTCAGTCAAGTGCACGTATTTTGTCCTAGTTGTCCAACAGtgcctttgtttaaaaaaagttgatttttgtttgcttgtcttCTGTTGAAAGAAATTCACGTAGAAAGATAGGGGATTGATGCCTTgcaacctctgtgtgtgtgtctgtctgagaACTGGAGCAGAAAAGTAGAGGGTATAGAAAGGAGAAGTGAGAACACTGCAGAGGGTCCCAGGTTGCTCACCTGGAAGCTGAAGACAGACATGGCTTCCCCATCTCCTCTTCTTGTCTCCATCCAGCTGGAAAGTCCTCCAGTCCCCAGGGGGAGGCCAGCTCCTTGGGAGAGAAGTCATTGTGATTCTTCCTTTATTCCAGGTTCTTGACTTTGAATTGACTCcagaagacatggaagcaattgaTGGCCTCAACAGTAACATACGATATTATGATTTAGTCTTGTAAGTGACTTGCGTATATTTCACACATACACTGCTTTCTGTAGCAGGCAGGTCAGCAGGGGAACTAAGCTTTTTAAAAGCTTAATTCTCAGAAGATAGTCCTGGTTTCCAGGGTAGCTGTAAAACTGGGGCTTCCTGCAGACCTCAGACCAAAGGTTTCCTTCAGGGCTCCATCTCTGACCAACAGAAATGTGACTGTGGCCCAGGACAGTCCATAAGTAAAATCCCTAGATTTGACGTGGTGGTGAATTCACTACTTTGTGCTCCTAATCCCTGTGCCTGATGTACCTCCTCTCAGGGCCCAGGAATCCAGTAGACACAAAGGGGACAGTGGCTGCAACCCACTATTCTTTTAGGGACCTGTGAACGTATTttatctttaaactttttataaaatTGGGAGGAAATGATTAATAATGACTATGTAATAATGAATCCAGCTTGGACTACATTTGTGTTTATCCTAACACAATTGTAAAATatattgttgatattttttaTGGAGGAAAGTCTCATGAAAGGCAAAATGCATCAGTACTGAGAGGTCACATGGCCCGGCCTCCACCCCCTTCCCTAAGTGTCTGGTGAATTTTCTCCCTAATGGGCCTTTCTTTACCAAGACACCATCCATTTCTTTCAAATAGATCTCTTCATTGACCTTTTCCCCCTATTACAAATCCCATGTCCTCATCCTTATAAACTCACAAAACTGAGTTTCAAGGAGATCATGAGCTTAACTGACCCTCCAGTGAGTGATGGCCATGTCCTTAGCAGGACACACCCAGGTAAGATCTTCTGGGTCTCTCTGGTTTCCTGAGTCAAGACTTACTCCAGTGTTGCCTTTGTTCATCAGGGATCATCCCTTAGGGAACCCTAACTCCTTGACTTTGACTTAGTCACTAACATGAAATTCCAGCCGCCTAATTACTGCAGGAGGATGTCAGGATTGAAGAGAAAGAAGGCTAATCAAACAGAGAGATATTAGAAGAGAGTTTAGAGAGAAGGTAATGCAAATTATTAGCAAAAGGAAGATTTAGTTTTAAATGAAAGATGTCAAAACTTTGTCTCCTGTTTGTAAAGCTATATCATGATTCTGAAAAaaagatattataaataaaacaaaaagatggaAATTTACTTCTCTGTACTCAAAAACTTTTCAGTATACTTTTCTGTTCACCTTCCTCAGGCTGTCAGTGCCTGGACTTACTCATGTTTGTGGGTTTAGGTCGAAATCATAACTCTTGGCATATGGAATCACTCAGAATGTACTcgttaatgaaataaatgaaaaggaatgaatttagaaagaaaagtaaaaacatagGGAAAAAGGAAAGTAGCAGTAATACTAATCATTAATTAACCACTGTTTTAATCtgttataaattaagaaaatagtcaTCTCAGTTTATCAGTATTGTTGCTTATGTGTCCATGACATCTCAAAAGATCAGAAGTGTCTTAATGGAATGCCCTCtattttggcgggggggggggggggtgctcagTACTTACTTGTTGAATGGATGTGTTAAAAAGATCTGCACAGTTGTTACTGAGATCATCATCATCACACCCAGGACCAAATGTTCCACCTGGGGCTG
This region includes:
- the LOC122681813 gene encoding dihydrodiol dehydrogenase 3-like; this encodes MDPKYQRVKLNDGHFIPILGFGTYAPEEVPKSEALEVTQLAIEVGFRHIDCAHLYQNEVQVGQAIRSKIADGTVKREDIFYTSKLWSTFLQPELVRPALEKSLKNLQLDYVDLYIIHFPLALKPGEELFPKDENGKVIYDSVDFCRTWEALETCKDAGLAKSIGVSNFNHKQLEKILNKPGLKYKPVCNQVECHPYLNQNKLLEFCKSHDIVLVAYGALGSQRLKNWVNPNYPILLEDPVLCAIAKKHKQTPALVALRYQIQRGVVVLAKSYNRKRIKENMQVLDFELTPEDMEAIDGLNSNIRYYDLVFLADHPDYPFSEEY